In Pieris brassicae unplaced genomic scaffold, ilPieBrab1.1, whole genome shotgun sequence, a genomic segment contains:
- the LOC123719859 gene encoding uncharacterized protein LOC123719859 translates to MAHLAESRNIKTDIKTGVQSAVKRLYQIVKEAEEELMRNPNKGTPKNKNDKKSEANDRLEKQIEKMETENRKLEKLRIDMEHLAMKNNESILSEIRKEFEQKEKKEIERQNKLESKMKSYAEATKENLGQDQHGKDGPGRQKPRRTLHSVVVAPKSATDTAEETMQNIRHLLNAKDEGWQVENIRRARDGKVIMGCRTEEERNKLKEKLGEQMTVKDTQNKKPLVRVKNLLSCNSIEDISRAIKNQNKNVTAHLEERDLEITEKYRKKARNPLESHVVLQVTPKLWQSLTTAGRIHVDLQRVWVEDQSPLVQCTMCLGYGHTRRHCKNETEVCSHCGGAHMRADCQMHKEGKPPSCVNCKTVKGKNAEHGAFSQSCPTRQGWDKAARQSYAYC, encoded by the coding sequence ATGGCGCACCTGGCGGAATCCAGGAATATAAAGACTGATATTAAAACAGGAGTACAGTCAGCAGTAAAGCGGCTGTACCAGATAGTAAAGGAGGCCGAAGAGGAACTAATGAGAAACCCAAATAAAGGaacaccaaaaaataaaaatgacaaaaaatcAGAAGCAAACGATAGGCTAGAAAAACAGATAGAGAAAATGGAAACAGAAAACAGAAAACTGGAAAAGCTGAGAATAGATATGGAGCATCTGGCAATGAAAAACAACGAAAGCATCCTGTCCGAGATTAGAAAAGAGTTCgaacaaaaagaaaagaagGAAATAGAAAGGCAAAACAAACTGGAAAGCAAAATGAAGTCGTATGCAGAAGCGACCAAAGAAAATCTCGGTCAGGATCAACACGGAAAAGACGGCCCGGGACGACAAAAACCAAGACGAACGCTGCACTCTGTCGTTGTGGCGCCAAAGAGTGCGACCGACACGGCAGAGGAAACAATGCAAAACATCCGGCACCTGCTGAATGCAAAGGACGAAGGCTGGCAGGTGGAAAACATAAGGAGAGCCAGAGATGGGAAGGTGATAATGGGCTGCAGGACGGAGGAAGAAAGGAACAAACTAAAAGAAAAGCTAGGGGAACAAATGACAGTGAAGgacacacaaaacaaaaaaccctTAGTAAGAGTGAAAAATCTCCTGTCCTGCAACTCGATAGAGGATATCTCCCGGGCCATAAAAAACCAGAATAAAAACGTGACTGCGCACCTGGAGGAACGGGACTTAGAAATCACGGAAAAATATCGAAAGAAAGCTAGAAACCCTCTGGAGAGCCACGTGGTCCTGCAGGTCACGCCTAAATTATGGCAATCACTGACAACAGCTGGCAGGATACACGTGGACCTGCAGAGGGTCTGGGTAGAGGACCAATCCCCTCTGGTCCAGTGTACAATGTGTCTGGGATATGGACACACCCGTCGACACTGTAAGAATGAGACAGAGGTGTGCAGTCACTGCGGAGGAGCCCACATGAGGGCTGATTGCCAGATGCACAAGGAGGGGAAGCCTCCCAGCTGCGTTAATTGTAAAACAGTAAAAGGCAAAAACGCGGAGCACGGAGCCTTCAGCCAGAGCTGTCCAACCCGGCAGGGATGGGACAAAGCGGCAAGGCAAAGTTACGCGTATTGCTAA
- the LOC123719858 gene encoding uncharacterized protein LOC123719858 translates to MAPYCTVYQAELAALVGAIGEAAMGGANVNICSDSRSSLEAIAGGRSRNPRVVEIRRHLVESRRNGQNIKLHWVKAHVGTEGNERADELARAAADTSKVKAVHVEYPLSHIKKEVRRKTLEEWDRRYREGVNGGTTKLFFSNITEAHKNIRERRFSPEMTQVLTGHGPFAGYLCRFKLKESPECECDSGVEQSIPHLLTECPIFASSRCDLEQITGMSLSLQGLPDMLACHGTHLEAFCQKITRRTVRFNKSIARAGTARRPAPTC, encoded by the coding sequence ATGGCCCCCTACTGCACCGTCTATCAAGCAGAGCTGGCAGCTCTCGTTGGTGCAATAGGGGAGGCGGCGATGGGGGGTGCTAACGTGAACATCTGCAGCGACTCGAGGTCCTCGCTCGAGGCCATCGCGGGCGGACGCTCTCGAAATCCCCGAGTCGTCGAGATCCGCCGACACCTAGTGGAGAGCCGAAGAAAcggccaaaatataaaactccacTGGGTGAAGGCGCACGTCGGCACAGAGGGGAATGAGAGGGCGGACGAACTCGCGAGGGCCGCGGCGGATACCTCAAAGGTCAAAGCAGTCCACGTGGAGTACCCCCTATCGCACATCAAGAAGGAAGTGAGAAGGAAGACGCTAGAAGAGTGGGACCGGCGGTACAGAGAGGGAGTAAATGGAGGAACAACGAAACTGTTCTTCAGCAACATCACTGaggcacacaaaaatataagagaaagAAGATTCAGTCCTGAGATGACACAGGTACTCACAGGCCATGGGCCCTTTGCAGGGTACCTGTGTCGTTTCAAACTGAAAGAATCGCCAGAATGCGAATGCGACAGTGGGGTGGAACAATCCATCCCTCACTTACTAACGGAGTGCCCGATTTTTGCCTCCTCCAGGTGCGACCTGGAACAAATAACTGGCATGTCGCTTAGTCTCCAGGGACTGCCCGACATGCTAGCTTGTCACGGGACGCACCTGGAGgctttttgccaaaaaattactagacgAACAGTCAGGTTCAATAAAAGTATAGCCAGGGCGGGGACCGCGAGGCGGCCGGCGCCCACTTGCTAA